A single window of Sporosarcina sp. FSL W7-1349 DNA harbors:
- a CDS encoding DUF3237 domain-containing protein has product MAYFEAPRLTFLFDLELQVEKAHLPGTTPIGTRRIIRVEGGHFGGGEVSGKVVPGGDDWITVREDGTIIQDVRILLQTDDEELIMMSYRGIRTGPKEVLARLDRSEEVAVEEYYFRTNPVFETASEKYDWLNKRIFVSTGQRLATGVKYSVYQVD; this is encoded by the coding sequence ATGGCTTATTTTGAAGCACCTCGTTTAACTTTTTTATTTGATTTAGAGCTGCAAGTTGAAAAGGCGCATTTGCCGGGGACGACGCCAATTGGAACGAGAAGGATTATTCGGGTAGAGGGCGGTCATTTTGGTGGAGGAGAAGTAAGTGGAAAAGTCGTTCCCGGCGGAGACGATTGGATTACGGTCCGGGAAGACGGGACCATTATCCAGGACGTTCGTATTTTACTTCAAACGGATGATGAAGAACTGATCATGATGTCTTACAGAGGAATCCGGACGGGTCCGAAAGAGGTGCTAGCCCGGCTTGATCGAAGCGAGGAAGTAGCTGTCGAAGAGTATTATTTCAGAACGAATCCAGTATTTGAGACAGCATCTGAAAAATACGATTGGCTGAATAAAAGAATCTTCGTTTCCACAGGACAGCGGTTGGCAACGGGAGTAAAATATTCTGTTTATCAAGTAGATTAA
- a CDS encoding muconate/chloromuconate family cycloisomerase, translating into MKTAIKQLQSVIVDVPIKRPHQFSTEIVSTKSFVIIQVELENGLIGIGEGTTPGIWWNGESTETMQLVIEQYIKPLLIGKDPRNIEQLLQSFDRHVRANPFAKATVEMALFDVVGKIYNAPVHQLLGGLFQEAIDVKWALATGDADGDIEEGKELVRSKQYKDFKIKAGKFEPAADAKRAVKIAEGLRGISTIGIDPNGSWNRGTTVRWMDRLNEAGVDFLEQPLAPLDFEGAAKLVEMKKVPVMADESVATIQDAQRLAQEKAADIFSLKIHKSGGMRNTLKVAAIAEAAGISCFGGTSLESSIGSAASIHAFGVLRNLDYGCETFGPQWLADDLVKNPLEFKDGKIRIPSGPGLGVELDESKIEKYKRRQEAFANGLF; encoded by the coding sequence ATGAAAACAGCGATTAAACAGCTTCAATCCGTCATCGTGGACGTTCCTATCAAAAGACCTCATCAATTTTCTACCGAAATTGTGTCAACAAAAAGTTTTGTAATCATTCAAGTAGAGTTGGAGAATGGTCTGATTGGGATAGGAGAAGGAACGACGCCGGGCATTTGGTGGAACGGGGAAAGCACGGAGACGATGCAGCTGGTAATTGAGCAGTATATCAAACCGCTTCTCATCGGGAAAGACCCAAGAAATATAGAGCAGTTATTGCAGTCGTTTGATCGTCATGTACGTGCCAATCCATTTGCAAAAGCGACAGTAGAAATGGCGCTTTTTGATGTCGTCGGCAAAATCTACAATGCACCGGTCCACCAATTACTGGGCGGTTTATTTCAAGAGGCGATCGATGTGAAATGGGCGTTGGCGACAGGAGATGCGGATGGCGATATCGAAGAAGGTAAAGAGCTTGTCCGCAGCAAGCAATATAAGGATTTTAAAATTAAAGCAGGTAAATTCGAGCCGGCTGCGGATGCGAAACGTGCAGTTAAAATTGCGGAGGGGCTGCGGGGAATTTCCACAATCGGAATTGACCCGAATGGTTCATGGAACAGAGGTACGACGGTCAGATGGATGGATCGATTAAACGAGGCGGGAGTCGATTTCCTAGAACAACCGCTTGCTCCTTTGGATTTTGAAGGGGCGGCCAAATTGGTGGAAATGAAAAAAGTGCCTGTCATGGCGGATGAAAGCGTCGCGACCATTCAAGATGCGCAACGTCTCGCCCAAGAAAAAGCAGCGGATATCTTTTCATTGAAAATCCATAAATCGGGCGGGATGCGAAACACGCTGAAAGTGGCCGCGATTGCAGAGGCAGCGGGGATTTCCTGTTTCGGCGGGACGTCGCTTGAAAGTTCCATTGGATCAGCGGCAAGTATCCATGCGTTCGGCGTGTTGAGAAATTTGGACTACGGTTGCGAAACATTCGGGCCGCAATGGCTTGCTGATGATCTAGTGAAAAATCCGCTTGAATTTAAGGATGGCAAGATCAGAATCCCTTCCGGCCCGGGATTGGGTGTTGAATTGGATGAATCGAAGATTGAAAAATATAAAAGAAGGCAGGAGGCATTTGCTAATGGCTTATTTTGA
- a CDS encoding class I SAM-dependent methyltransferase, protein MEDQIALQLVNPSDNWRERPDMDSDFSRTFRASIMGRARFIEDIVTDQVNEGVSQYVILGAGLDTFAERRPELGSRMRVFEVDRPGTQAWKRNRLMELGFDIPEWLRFVPVDFETEGSWLEKLQAAGFDRSQPAVVASAGVTQYLTKEAIADTLRQVATLSPGSLLMMTFLLPPELTEPEVRSGFEESEKGARAGGTPFISFFSPLEMLSLAREAGFSEVRHVPATELNERYFTGRPDNLRLPSGEEFLLAMT, encoded by the coding sequence ATGGAAGATCAGATTGCTTTGCAGCTGGTGAATCCAAGCGACAATTGGAGGGAACGCCCCGATATGGACTCTGATTTCAGCCGTACCTTTCGGGCATCCATCATGGGGCGGGCTCGTTTTATCGAAGACATCGTAACCGACCAGGTGAATGAAGGAGTCTCCCAATATGTCATCTTGGGCGCAGGACTTGATACGTTTGCGGAGCGCCGGCCTGAGCTTGGTTCCCGGATGCGCGTCTTTGAGGTAGATCGTCCCGGTACCCAAGCATGGAAACGCAATCGGCTCATGGAATTGGGCTTCGACATCCCTGAATGGCTCCGCTTTGTTCCAGTCGACTTTGAAACAGAAGGCTCCTGGTTGGAGAAACTTCAAGCGGCCGGATTTGACAGGAGCCAGCCAGCTGTCGTGGCTTCCGCCGGAGTTACCCAGTACTTGACAAAGGAGGCAATCGCGGACACGCTACGCCAGGTTGCAACTCTTTCTCCTGGCTCCCTATTGATGATGACGTTCCTGTTGCCGCCTGAATTGACGGAACCTGAAGTACGTTCCGGATTTGAAGAGAGCGAGAAGGGGGCGCGGGCGGGCGGCACCCCGTTCATCAGCTTTTTTTCGCCTCTCGAGATGCTGTCGCTTGCCCGGGAGGCCGGTTTCTCTGAAGTTCGGCACGTACCCGCTACCGAGTTGAATGAGCGATACTTCACCGGTCGACCCGACAACCTGCGTCTGCCAAGTGGGGAGGAATTCCTGCTGGCAATGACCTGA
- a CDS encoding 3-alpha domain-containing protein: MMKRIAAVDALANEWQDALHKRISKSAGVRS; encoded by the coding sequence ATGATGAAACGGATTGCCGCTGTCGATGCACTGGCGAATGAATGGCAGGATGCCCTACACAAGCGTATTAGCAAATCGGCAGGTGTAAGAAGTTAG
- a CDS encoding M20/M25/M40 family metallo-hydrolase, whose amino-acid sequence MTTNWNGLLNGYGFDVREMQEGRFDLCNLTRHNEYFLISLLEKLPIGASVTGAILTIQGEAVTEKDWVSHLEKYMDGRSESSYGPTAIPLNQLDVYIAGIVMQLNRLGYGMTYSCDGHERRTPVLYFATAEFARMAKSLLEYCGLDIRRTGVKLSIRTERKNLPEIAVQLSGYSSELIQKICQEHNELINEESFNKSLETLLAIPGESGDEEWVREYVIQELEPFTDRIEVDHYGNVVAVKTFGPGLTVLLNAHLDTVEPIADRREIIKTGNIWSSSEGILGADDRAGVNIVLAAAKSVIKSQFNGTIKYIFTVQEEIGLLGARQVSKTFLWDVDMAFVIDRRGTHDIVTSKGGFEPYCTPKFGKALERIARKSGDSRWRTVEGGSSDTYIWSQCGIESVNLSAGYMNEHTPDETLDVKACYGTYQFVMEILNDCRSIAKLDGRLNQVMRA is encoded by the coding sequence ATGACAACGAATTGGAATGGATTATTGAACGGCTACGGGTTTGATGTGCGGGAAATGCAGGAAGGGCGATTTGATTTATGCAATCTGACCCGTCATAATGAGTATTTTCTTATATCGCTTTTGGAGAAGCTGCCGATCGGGGCGTCTGTTACAGGAGCCATTCTTACAATACAAGGGGAAGCCGTGACGGAAAAAGATTGGGTCAGCCATTTGGAGAAGTATATGGATGGCAGAAGTGAATCCAGTTACGGGCCTACTGCAATCCCGTTGAATCAACTCGACGTGTATATTGCGGGGATTGTCATGCAGTTGAATCGGCTAGGCTATGGCATGACGTATTCATGTGATGGGCATGAACGGAGAACGCCCGTCCTTTATTTTGCAACGGCAGAATTTGCACGGATGGCGAAAAGTTTGCTGGAATATTGCGGGTTGGACATCAGACGAACGGGCGTGAAACTTTCAATTCGCACAGAGCGGAAAAACTTGCCGGAAATCGCTGTGCAACTTTCCGGATACTCGTCTGAATTAATTCAAAAAATATGTCAGGAACACAATGAACTTATTAATGAAGAGTCGTTTAACAAGTCATTGGAAACGCTCCTTGCCATACCTGGGGAGAGCGGGGACGAGGAATGGGTCCGGGAATATGTCATTCAAGAACTTGAACCGTTTACAGATCGGATCGAAGTGGATCATTATGGAAATGTTGTGGCCGTAAAAACGTTCGGACCAGGACTGACTGTATTGTTGAATGCGCATTTGGATACGGTTGAACCGATTGCCGATAGACGCGAAATCATCAAAACGGGTAATATCTGGTCAAGTAGTGAGGGGATTTTGGGGGCGGATGACCGTGCAGGTGTGAACATTGTGTTGGCCGCTGCCAAATCAGTGATAAAGAGTCAATTTAATGGGACAATCAAATACATCTTTACGGTGCAAGAGGAAATCGGACTTCTCGGTGCCCGGCAAGTCTCGAAAACTTTTCTATGGGATGTCGACATGGCGTTTGTCATCGACCGGCGGGGGACGCATGATATCGTCACTTCCAAAGGAGGCTTTGAACCTTATTGCACACCGAAATTTGGAAAGGCGCTTGAACGTATCGCCCGAAAATCCGGCGACAGCAGATGGCGTACAGTGGAAGGCGGATCAAGTGATACGTATATTTGGTCACAGTGCGGCATTGAAAGTGTGAATTTGTCGGCCGGGTATATGAATGAGCATACGCCTGATGAGACATTGGATGTGAAGGCCTGTTATGGGACTTATCAGTTTGTTATGGAGATATTGAATGATTGTCGGAGTATTGCAAAGCTGGATGGACGATTGAATCAGGTTATGAGAGCGTGA
- a CDS encoding DUF488 domain-containing protein, with the protein MQIQMKRAYDPVADDDGARVLVDRLWPRGLSKEKLKLDHWMKEVAPSHELRKWFGHDPDKFEVFSRKYEEELQSDVAQAQLIQLIEMAHSGRLTLVYGAKDETYNQARVLKEIIERQRG; encoded by the coding sequence ATGCAAATCCAAATGAAGCGGGCGTATGATCCGGTGGCGGATGATGATGGGGCACGGGTTCTGGTCGATCGTTTGTGGCCGAGAGGGTTGTCAAAGGAGAAGTTGAAGTTGGATCATTGGATGAAGGAGGTCGCCCCTTCCCATGAGTTGCGGAAATGGTTCGGCCATGATCCTGATAAGTTTGAGGTGTTTTCACGAAAGTACGAAGAAGAACTGCAATCAGACGTTGCCCAGGCACAGTTAATACAACTGATTGAAATGGCGCATAGCGGGCGGCTTACGCTTGTTTACGGTGCTAAAGATGAGACGTATAATCAGGCCCGTGTATTGAAGGAAATCATCGAACGGCAGCGTGGATAA
- a CDS encoding SDR family NAD(P)-dependent oxidoreductase translates to MQLNLKGKTALVTGSTSGIGKAIAVALAAEGTAVLINGRREEKVAETIKEIQEQYSDAVLHPVVADLATEQGCRQVIEMYPEVDILINNLGIFEPAEYFDIRDEDWFKFFETNIMSGVRLTRHYVNRMIQKKEGRVIFIASEAAIMPSQEMAHYSATKTMQLSISRSLAELTTGTNVTVNTVMPGSTLTEGVETMLNSLYPNEILTMEEAEKRFMKENRPTSIIQRLIRPEEIAHFVTFLCSPLTSAINGSALRIDGGLVRSVF, encoded by the coding sequence ATGCAACTGAATTTGAAGGGGAAAACGGCACTCGTTACTGGGTCTACGTCAGGAATTGGAAAAGCGATCGCCGTCGCTTTAGCGGCGGAAGGGACCGCAGTCCTTATTAATGGACGCCGTGAAGAAAAAGTCGCTGAAACGATAAAAGAAATCCAAGAACAGTATTCTGACGCCGTCCTTCATCCGGTAGTGGCTGATTTGGCAACGGAGCAAGGATGCCGACAGGTAATCGAGATGTACCCTGAAGTGGACATTCTGATTAACAACTTGGGAATTTTCGAGCCTGCCGAGTATTTTGATATTCGTGATGAAGATTGGTTTAAGTTTTTTGAAACCAACATCATGAGTGGCGTTCGACTTACCCGCCATTATGTCAACCGAATGATTCAGAAAAAAGAAGGCAGAGTCATCTTTATCGCAAGCGAAGCAGCGATCATGCCATCTCAAGAAATGGCTCATTACAGCGCGACCAAAACGATGCAGCTCTCGATTTCCCGTAGTTTAGCCGAGCTGACTACCGGGACGAATGTGACGGTCAATACGGTTATGCCTGGTTCGACGTTAACTGAAGGCGTGGAAACGATGTTGAACAGCCTTTATCCGAATGAGATCTTAACGATGGAGGAAGCTGAAAAGCGATTTATGAAAGAAAATCGGCCAACTTCCATTATTCAAAGGCTTATCCGACCCGAAGAAATTGCACATTTCGTTACCTTCTTGTGCAGCCCACTCACCTCGGCCATTAATGGTTCTGCGTTACGGATCGATGGAGGTTTAGTGCGTAGTGTGTTTTAA
- a CDS encoding MarR family winged helix-turn-helix transcriptional regulator: METPNSDYLLRNCLYFTTARFARQMEKLAGEAFSSIDIPPSYAYLIITIHDYPGITQKELCKKLTIAPSTSTRLIDKLVKQNYVERKPDGKHILIYLTEEGTALCNEIYESLNKIYLRHAEILDETHSQQLIHLLHKASELMEK; this comes from the coding sequence ATGGAGACTCCTAATTCTGATTATTTACTAAGAAACTGCCTGTATTTTACCACTGCCCGATTTGCAAGGCAGATGGAAAAGCTAGCTGGGGAAGCATTTTCATCAATCGATATCCCCCCTTCTTACGCTTATTTGATCATTACAATCCATGATTATCCGGGGATTACTCAAAAAGAGCTGTGTAAAAAGCTTACGATTGCTCCCTCAACAAGTACTAGGCTCATTGACAAACTGGTAAAACAAAACTATGTAGAGCGGAAGCCTGACGGTAAACATATTTTGATTTATTTAACCGAAGAGGGAACAGCTTTGTGTAACGAAATATATGAGAGTTTGAATAAAATTTATTTGCGACACGCAGAGATTTTGGATGAAACTCATAGCCAGCAATTGATTCACTTACTACATAAAGCAAGTGAATTGATGGAAAAATAA
- a CDS encoding alpha/beta fold hydrolase, producing the protein MIKEFHLEQDVTLAGRDTPGEKGTIIALHGLTGNHKTFYHYRKLLENEYRFITYDLRGRGNSSPADEQTSLFQHAEDLKAFIAKNEIERPILMGYSMGAYICAQVASEIDVEALILLDGAGTAEERQRELILPSLSRLEKTYESPDDYVAQTRKVYESLHIKWDEIIEDIARYEVKKTAEGYRHKSESSDMKKDFNSFYEFHPKKVFEKISCPILLVIANGKLGEKESLFTKETYTETIAAAKDITTIEVPANHYTLMFEKQPKVEDSISAFLNNL; encoded by the coding sequence ATGATAAAAGAATTTCATCTTGAACAAGATGTCACACTGGCGGGCCGCGACACACCGGGAGAAAAAGGGACCATCATTGCGCTGCACGGACTTACAGGCAATCATAAAACGTTTTATCATTATAGAAAGCTGCTGGAAAACGAATATCGGTTTATTACTTACGATTTGCGCGGCAGAGGGAACAGCAGTCCGGCAGATGAACAAACTTCTTTGTTTCAGCATGCGGAAGATTTGAAAGCCTTTATTGCCAAAAATGAGATTGAACGCCCGATCCTCATGGGCTATTCCATGGGAGCTTATATTTGCGCCCAAGTGGCGAGCGAAATCGATGTGGAAGCGCTGATTTTGCTGGATGGGGCAGGAACGGCTGAAGAGCGGCAGCGCGAGTTAATCCTTCCTTCGTTGAGCCGATTGGAGAAGACATATGAATCTCCAGACGATTATGTCGCGCAAACGAGGAAGGTTTATGAATCGCTGCATATCAAGTGGGATGAAATCATTGAAGACATTGCCCGTTATGAAGTGAAAAAAACGGCGGAAGGCTACCGACATAAGTCAGAATCATCCGACATGAAGAAGGATTTTAACAGTTTTTATGAATTTCATCCGAAAAAGGTGTTTGAAAAGATTTCTTGTCCCATCCTTCTGGTAATTGCAAACGGCAAATTAGGAGAAAAAGAGTCTTTATTCACAAAAGAAACATATACAGAAACCATTGCAGCTGCGAAGGATATCACCACAATTGAAGTGCCGGCAAACCATTACACGCTCATGTTCGAAAAACAACCTAAAGTCGAAGACAGCATTAGTGCGTTTTTAAACAATTTGTGA
- a CDS encoding aldo/keto reductase, producing MISNLQDTTTLHNGVKMPWFGLGVFKVEEGPELVNAVKTAITHGYRSIDTAAIYANEEGVGKGIQEGLKETGISRKELFVTSKVWNSDLGYESTIAAYETSLRKLGLEYLDLYLIHWPVEGKYKEAWKALETLYKEGRVKAIGVSNFQIHHLEDLMKDAEIKPMVNQVERHPRLTQKELQAFCQSHDIQLEAWSPLMQGELLSNEVLQKIADKHNKSVAQTILRWDLQQGVVIIPKSTKEHRIVENSSVFDFELTDEEMKIIDGLNQNYRVGPDPDNFDF from the coding sequence ATGATTTCAAATTTACAAGATACAACAACACTGCATAATGGCGTGAAAATGCCTTGGTTCGGACTTGGCGTTTTTAAAGTCGAAGAAGGGCCTGAACTGGTAAATGCAGTAAAAACAGCAATTACTCACGGATACCGTAGCATTGATACGGCAGCGATTTATGCGAATGAAGAAGGGGTCGGCAAAGGAATTCAAGAAGGGCTGAAAGAAACAGGTATTTCAAGGAAAGAGCTATTTGTTACGTCAAAGGTTTGGAACTCAGATTTAGGGTATGAATCAACAATTGCTGCATACGAAACAAGTTTACGGAAACTCGGCTTGGAGTATCTGGATTTATATTTGATTCATTGGCCGGTGGAAGGGAAGTATAAAGAGGCTTGGAAAGCATTAGAAACACTTTATAAAGAAGGCCGAGTCAAAGCAATTGGCGTCAGTAATTTTCAAATCCATCATTTGGAAGATTTGATGAAGGATGCCGAAATTAAACCGATGGTCAATCAAGTGGAGCGCCATCCACGATTAACGCAAAAAGAGCTGCAAGCCTTCTGCCAAAGCCATGACATTCAGCTTGAGGCATGGTCGCCATTAATGCAAGGTGAGTTGCTTTCCAATGAAGTACTTCAGAAAATTGCGGACAAGCATAATAAATCCGTCGCTCAAACGATTTTGCGTTGGGATTTGCAGCAAGGGGTTGTCATCATCCCAAAATCAACAAAAGAACATCGCATTGTTGAAAATTCGAGTGTCTTTGATTTTGAATTGACGGATGAAGAAATGAAGATCATTGATGGGTTGAATCAAAATTATCGAGTTGGGCCGGATCCGGATAACTTTGATTTTTAA
- a CDS encoding SDR family NAD(P)-dependent oxidoreductase encodes MGIMTNQIALVTGAGTGLGRATALQLAAEDAKVILTGRRQEKLQEVAQLIEQAGGQSIVYPMDVTNPEEVTRLREYLLAQVGRVDVLINNVGGTGEYSTVHDMTVSSWDHTIRLNLYSSFLVTNAVLPIMRKQKYGRIVSITSAMANFVYEGLGAYSAAKAGLEGLMRTVALEEEKHGILVNMYDPGNLKTEQNPYGEGDPATVVDGIVKLATLPADGSSGQVIRADQ; translated from the coding sequence ATGGGAATCATGACGAATCAAATTGCTTTAGTAACAGGTGCAGGAACTGGATTAGGGCGGGCAACAGCACTTCAATTGGCGGCCGAAGATGCGAAGGTTATCTTAACGGGAAGACGTCAGGAAAAATTGCAGGAAGTAGCGCAACTTATTGAACAGGCGGGTGGACAATCGATTGTATACCCAATGGATGTGACCAATCCGGAAGAGGTTACGAGGCTGCGTGAATATTTACTCGCTCAAGTAGGTCGGGTCGACGTGTTAATCAATAACGTCGGGGGAACCGGTGAGTACAGCACAGTCCATGACATGACGGTTTCGTCATGGGATCATACAATCCGTCTTAACTTATATAGCTCATTTTTAGTAACCAATGCAGTTCTTCCTATAATGAGAAAACAAAAATATGGTCGAATTGTATCCATTACTTCGGCTATGGCTAACTTTGTGTACGAAGGCTTAGGAGCATATTCCGCTGCTAAAGCAGGTTTGGAAGGGTTAATGCGAACTGTGGCACTCGAAGAAGAAAAACATGGTATTTTAGTGAACATGTACGATCCAGGGAATTTGAAAACGGAACAAAACCCTTATGGAGAAGGAGATCCAGCTACAGTTGTTGATGGAATTGTAAAATTGGCAACTTTACCAGCAGATGGGAGTAGTGGACAGGTTATTAGAGCGGACCAATAA
- a CDS encoding SDR family NAD(P)-dependent oxidoreductase: MELSNKIAVVTGAGSGIGRASSLKLASNGAKVVLVDFNKETGEETLKLVKEQGGEGIFVQADVSKTEDVQNYVNKAVETYGRINVFFNNAGIIQKFAPFTSVEESEFDRIMSVNVKGIFLGMKYILKVMEEQGHGSVINTASTAGIRAEHSVAVYSASKHAVIGLTKGAALEYAKKGIRINALCPGGVETSLTASVTEQFEKGGYVPEEIPNMRMGRYAAPEELAEMVVYLASEKASYMTGSVVVVDGGLTL; the protein is encoded by the coding sequence ATGGAATTATCAAACAAAATTGCGGTCGTGACGGGTGCTGGAAGCGGTATTGGCCGAGCAAGCAGCTTGAAACTTGCTAGTAACGGTGCAAAAGTTGTTTTAGTTGATTTCAATAAGGAAACAGGGGAAGAAACGTTAAAACTTGTGAAAGAACAAGGTGGGGAAGGCATTTTCGTACAAGCCGATGTCTCGAAAACAGAGGATGTGCAAAACTATGTCAATAAAGCTGTCGAAACTTATGGCCGCATAAATGTATTTTTTAACAACGCGGGGATCATTCAAAAGTTCGCTCCTTTTACGTCAGTTGAAGAATCCGAATTTGACCGTATTATGTCCGTCAATGTAAAAGGGATATTCCTTGGAATGAAATATATATTAAAAGTGATGGAGGAACAAGGGCACGGCTCCGTGATAAATACGGCTTCTACCGCAGGAATTCGCGCAGAACATAGCGTTGCTGTATACTCTGCCAGCAAACATGCAGTTATCGGTTTAACGAAAGGTGCCGCGTTAGAATATGCAAAAAAAGGAATTCGAATTAATGCACTTTGTCCGGGAGGAGTAGAAACATCCTTAACAGCGAGTGTTACTGAGCAGTTTGAAAAGGGTGGTTACGTCCCTGAGGAAATACCAAATATGCGAATGGGCCGATATGCTGCGCCTGAAGAACTGGCGGAAATGGTCGTTTATTTAGCGTCAGAAAAAGCGAGTTACATGACAGGTTCAGTAGTTGTTGTCGACGGAGGCTTAACTTTATAA
- a CDS encoding winged helix-turn-helix transcriptional regulator, translated as MQAKKYNISVEATLEVIGGKWKCVILCHLTHGKKRTSELKRLMPNITQKMLTQQLRELEEDGVITRIVYNQVPPKVEYELSEYGQSLEGILHSLCEWGETHITKVYGDKFSVLEKSVLNDNLK; from the coding sequence ATGCAAGCCAAGAAATACAATATTTCTGTTGAAGCAACACTCGAAGTAATCGGAGGTAAATGGAAATGTGTGATCCTTTGCCATCTGACACACGGCAAAAAACGAACAAGCGAATTGAAACGTCTCATGCCAAACATTACACAAAAAATGTTAACTCAACAATTGCGAGAATTAGAGGAAGACGGAGTTATTACTCGTATTGTCTATAATCAAGTTCCTCCAAAAGTAGAATACGAACTCAGCGAATATGGACAAAGCTTAGAAGGTATCTTACATTCACTGTGTGAATGGGGAGAAACCCATATTACGAAAGTTTACGGTGATAAATTTTCGGTATTGGAGAAAAGCGTTTTAAATGATAACTTGAAGTAA
- a CDS encoding IclR family transcriptional regulator domain-containing protein: MELSNNSINNADFIQSLERGLLVVQAFSHENPTLTVTEAAKITGLSRPAVRRILLTLESLGFATSEEGHFSLTARVLSLGYSYLSSKNIWEIAHPHMRKLVEQTGESTSISVLDGTDIVYVARIPTKRIMAISLEVGSKLPAYATSMGQVLLAYLSPDEKEQFFNETNLQSFTKQTVVDPAALLARLDQIKKDGWVFVEQQLEEGLSSLAAPIRNHEGKTVAAINISSHADRINSELIEEKFLPLLLQTAEQISSDLSKSHRITHL, from the coding sequence ATGGAACTTTCAAATAATTCTATTAATAACGCTGATTTTATCCAATCATTGGAACGGGGCTTACTCGTAGTTCAAGCATTTTCACATGAAAATCCAACGCTCACTGTAACGGAAGCTGCGAAAATTACGGGATTGAGCCGGCCAGCTGTACGCAGAATATTACTTACATTAGAAAGTTTAGGGTTTGCTACATCGGAGGAAGGCCATTTTTCGTTAACCGCCCGTGTCCTGTCCCTCGGATATTCGTATCTTTCTTCCAAAAACATTTGGGAAATCGCCCATCCGCATATGAGAAAACTAGTCGAGCAGACGGGAGAATCTACTTCGATTTCCGTTTTAGATGGGACAGATATCGTTTATGTCGCCAGAATCCCGACAAAACGGATCATGGCCATTTCTTTGGAGGTGGGCTCCAAATTACCTGCCTACGCAACTTCCATGGGACAAGTGTTGCTCGCATATTTATCCCCGGACGAAAAGGAACAGTTTTTTAATGAAACAAATTTACAGTCATTTACAAAACAAACAGTAGTCGATCCAGCTGCCCTACTGGCAAGGCTTGATCAAATCAAAAAAGATGGTTGGGTATTTGTGGAACAGCAATTGGAAGAAGGACTCAGCTCCTTGGCAGCCCCCATACGGAATCATGAAGGGAAAACAGTGGCGGCAATCAATATTTCATCTCATGCCGATCGGATAAATAGCGAACTCATTGAAGAAAAATTTCTACCGCTGCTGCTGCAAACTGCCGAACAAATCAGCTCGGATTTGTCAAAGTCACATCGAATCACCCACTTATGA